From Camelina sativa cultivar DH55 chromosome 5, Cs, whole genome shotgun sequence:
TTCCTGCAAGGAAGAGGAGTTGTACATGTAATTGGGTTGAAAGATAAACAGAGGAATGTTGAAGAAACTCACTGAAGGAAAAGTTAGAAAGAGGAACAGAGAGGAAGTTCGTTTCATGGAAAATACCGAGAGTAATAGGGAGATCAGAGTTACGCAGCTCTTCTACATGTCTCAAAGACCCCATTGAAATCAAAGAGAaatcaaacaagagaaagtGACGATTCCAAAGAGAATTTGGAAACCGTTGAGGGAGAAAGCAAACTTACAATTAAGCTAAGCTAAGCTGTGGTTGTTTGTAAAAGGAACCAGTCCAAGGGAGAGAAGAACAAGGAAAAATGGTAGAGATGGATAAGAAAGAGTGTCAAGTTGGCAACTCTAGTAAACACATACCTcgcaaaaataaattcaaagaggctataagttcaaaatttactcaaaatcaaatcaggcaagagaagaaaacagagaaaggcAAGAAATTACATGTGTGAAATCCATTAAAAATTGGATGAGAAAGACGAAAAACCAGCTCATGTTGTTTGCTGAAAAGAAGGCTAGAGAGAAGATCAATCCCTAAAGATCAAGAGTATGTATATCTGATGGAGAACGAGATTAAGAAGCTACAAGCATGCCAGCAAATGAAGCAATCGACAAGCTGGGTCATTCAAAACGGTCACATGCAGAGGAAGAAGCATCATGTACCTGGAAGACAaatgagaaggaagaaaaatcTGAAATGAGAATCGAATCTGAAAATTCGATGACTTGGCCAGAACTCAAAAATCATATTGATTTTAGTAGTACTATGAGGGAGCTGCAGAAGAACTTACCAGTGAGCTTTGCACATGCTGTAGGAGGAACATGTCCACGGCTCAAAAGAATCAAGGGATAAAGATCAAGGAACAAAGGGGATCAAATCCCTAACTGCAATTAGGGgattaaacaaaagagattcgagaggaagaagagattaaaaataTGAGGAAGAAGTAGTAGAGTCAGCGACTACAAGAGAAGTTGTGTAAGGCCCAAATGAGTTTTAGggtccttttgttttgtttaagcCAAAGTAGTAAATTTAAgtgaatttagttattttgtgacattagtataataaatatgtggaaacttttgtatataaaagACTTCgctttaaatttataatatggaGGACTTCACGGTTATTAAATTAGATAGTTTAAGTCAAGATTATTATTATCCTTCTATTTCATCAAGATGTAgggatatatttgtatttcactataattcttaaaaactaattattttctaactttattcttttgagatgaataattatttttctttttactataaaaattaattttctaatttttgaataattatctaattattattattatttttctgtttgttCATAAATATAGTGTTTGGTGTTTATAAagctttataattataaattgcatttgttttgataataattttttcatcaTCTATTATTGTACTCGCTGATCAACCGGTCTTAGGTTTCTAAGAAACACACCCATTTTAAAACCGCTGAATCAGGCTTCAAACTGCAAATGCTCGCTTTCACAAACTACTATAACTGTTGTGTTTAAACCAATTATGTCTtaaaatgtataataaatttgttttacaaatatcATCTCATACGTGCGTGCGGATCCGATTAAGGTTTAAGtgaaatttattataaatttttaaaacttcatttaaatatattttattaaatataattccgcacgtatgtgcggtcTATTCCTAGTCTGCTAATTAAACTGGAGATAAAAACGAAACTGCTAATTAAATTACCTAATAAAAGCCCACTAACGTTTCAAAACCACTACTAGCTAATACCAATTCTCATTTCTTCCCCTATAAATATAAGTGAGGTTCGTATCATTCAAAAACATACTCGAGAAAGAATCATTTGTACCAATATTATATTTGAATCTTCCTATTTCCTTCATAATGGCTAGCAAAAACGTGATTTGTCTTGTGGCGGTTGTATGCATTGTGGTTTCGGTAAATGCTCAGCTACCATTTCCATTCCAACCGAGTCCTAATATACCAGAATTTCTTGATATAACAAAATGTTGGTCAACGTTGATGGATATTCTGGATGCATTGCTGAGATTTCTCAATCGTTAATCACTGGAAAGTTTGGTAGTATAAATCCAGCTTGCTGCAAAGTATTTTTGGATGTCGAAGCCAATTGCATCCCAAAATTTCCGGTTAATCCATTTTTCCCTCCTATGTTGAAGGACCAATGCTCAAGAACTACTGGCGCTGTTCCTCCTACCACAAAGTAGAATTATTAAAATAGTGTTATGTTTTAAACCATTTATTCGTTTTAGTTTTAGTTAAACAATAAAGTTGATTTTATGATATTATATgcaatataagtatataacaatgttttctcgattaTTCAATGATATATTCGGTCACTCTTCAAGACTACAAAATCATACTCTACGATTTTGTCGAGCCTCATTATCTAAGCTGCGTGAAAGTTATTTTGAAAGTATGATTCTTGTTTTAGAATAGAAACCATTAAAGAacacttccaaaaaaaaaaaactcaagtcaCAGCCACAACTAAAACTGCCAACAGGTCTTAGTTTTTATGTGAATGGTTAGAAAAAGGGAACAAGCCAGATAGTTAAATCCGTCTAGCTGAACTGAAATGTATCATAAGCCCACCCAAGCTGAGCCGTAAAGGCATTTACAATTTCAGTTGCAAACATGGGTACGAATGAGTCTGTTCTATGATTCTATCAAGCGGAAGCTATACTTCCAAGTGTACTAGACCTACAATCAATTCACAGTTCACCTTTCAGGTTCTCATGATACTAATGCTAACAACATATGGGCACAAAAATCTCACCCCCTAGTGAAAACTTCCAAAAGTTCATCAAGTGTATGGAACTTTTAGAAACCAAATCTGAATAAGAtcgattcaattttttttttttaaatgtaaactGGTTTATTGGTTGCTAAATTTATAAAACGGCTAGGCAAGATCTAATACATGAGTTTTTCATTccatataataagaaaaatcgTTCATCATTCAAAAACGTATGGAGCATTAAACatttcctatatattaatagagaagcactctcacacaaaaagctgatgtgtcgcacTCACGTAgctttttgtgtcttttttaataaatgcatttacatttcattactattttacataaatatgtcaaTCAATGACATATATaaggtaatgttttttttaatttcccctatatattaatagcgAAGCACTCTCACACAAAAAGCTGATATGTCGCACTCACGTAGCTTCTGtgtcttttttaataaatgcatttacatttcattactattttacataaatatgtcaatcaataacatatataaggtaatgtttttttaattagtttttaaaaaatgaaagatttaatcaacaattaaaattcagaaatgtattcatataaaatatttaattattagaagtaaattctatttcacaaacaataaaaaaaattattcatttatttaccaattttatttagttttctcattgcattttttaaacttaggattagtttaaacTAAATTGATTAGtctaaaaatttatgttttatctgTTTAATAGCATAATGatgttgataataatgagaaacatgaatttgattttagaaccacaaaaaaacatcaaaactctCTACACCATCTAAAAATTCTTTtgcaaaatcaaatatttcacgggtgaaacaaaTATTACAGAAAGTAAatgcaaatttgaataaacgaaaaaaaaaattatttacatattttgttttatacaaacgtatcttaaatcttaaataataattttactcataatattttctttaaatttatttatccCGCATATAGTGCGGATTGGTACctagttaaacatatatttggCGATAcaagttaaaacttaaaatttatcAACTTAAGTATACTATGAAGGGCTAAATTAAATTCAAAGACGTTTCGTCAACGTAATTAATACGGTAACTTTATTTCTTCCCATATAAATAAACATCTGCTTTACTATCGTTTATCTAtcaaaaatgttgtttttcttctgGCAGCTGTATGCATTGTAGTCTCAGTAAATGTTCAACTACCACAGTTTCCAGCACCGTTTCCTTTTCCATTTCCATTTCAACCAATTCCAGGTGTGCCAGGATTACATGATATAACAAAATGTTGGTCAGTATTGATGGATATTCCTGGATGTGTTACAAAGATTGCTCAATCGATATTCACTGGAAAGTTCGGTAACATAGATCCTGCTTGTTGCGAAGCATTCTTGGATGCAGAAGCTAATTGCATGCCAAAAATTCCATTTAATCCGTTTTTTCCTCGTATGCTAAAAGAACAATGTTCAAGAACTGCTGGTGCTGGTGCAGCCCCTCCTACTCTAAAATAgactttaaatttataatatgtcgttttttaattttctaaaattttataataatttagcTAATTTAACATGTTcaactcccaaaaaaaaaatacaacgatattataatagtatttgagatgtttatcttttttttaaccGTTGTTTAGTTATCCGTAGTTGACATGAATACACAAactgttttcttttgaaaactATTGTAGAACCCAAACTttgatctcaaaagttttaCATTAATAATTTAGCTAATTCAACATGttcaaatcccaaaaaaaaaaatcaacatataataatagcatttgagaagttttatctttttttttctaaccgtTGTTTAGTTATCCTTTAGTTAACATGAATAACATCGTTCAAGTGCTCATCAAACATGGAATCCATTATAAATTTTATCTTGCAATGATTCAGAATTTGGAAGTGTTTTCATAAATCCTTTAAATATGTCATAACACCATATATGTGACCGGTTTATAACTTTATGGTAAAGCTTCAAGCGATATTATATGCTTTCTAGTTTctactgagaaaaaaaaataattattttcaatgagcttgttttttttttaacagcttTCTTTCATTCAATTATGACGAAGAAATGTAATCCTCATGGAGGAAAGTTACAATACATGATGGTACAAGATAATGAGAAACATTTGGATCAGTATTATTGATAAGAGTTTTTGCTAAACAATCAACTGCCTTGTTATTGTTCCTGCTTGTCCATTGGATTCTTGCctctttgaattttttcttccaaaagtGGACTTCCCGTACCCAGTTATGCACTCTGAAGTTCTTTGTTACACCATTTGCTAGTTTCGCCACCATTTCATTATAACCTTCAAAGATAACCTGTTGATATCCTTTAAGCCACATTTGTCGCATAGCTGTTGTCAGACTCTGTAGTTCTGCTTCCAAAACTGTGTGAACAGTTCCTTGTCTGGTTTGTTCTGCTGTCAAGTAAAATCCTTTATCATCTCGAGCAATCCAGGCTGATTGACCATTATGTCCATCATGAATGAATTTGCAGTCATAATTGCATTTGACAAAACCATTTGCTGGTCGTTTCCACTTTGATCTCCTTGCTGATCCACGTTGATCTGTTTCTTTTCGCTGTTTTGTTAGTAGTACCTCTGCCCAATTGTCTATCCATTCTCTAGTTTCATCTGCAGCCAAACATAAGTCTTTTTGCCAGGTAATGACTTTATTTTGAAAGATGAGAAGATTTCTGCTTCTCCATATTCTCCATAGCATCCATAAAGGAAAGTGCCTCTCGAACATTGTAAGTGACTGATCATTGTAACAGTCAATAATAGCTTGACGCTTCGTCTCAAATGAAGTGATAGGAGAGCATAATATCTGATTCAAGTATTTGTTTCGTCGCCATAGCTCTTGTGTGTAGTTACAGTCGAAAAATAGATGTGCTGGAGTTTCGTCACCTTGATGACATCGTTGACATAGTGATGAGGTTGTGATTCGTCATTGTATAAGTATTGAACCAGTAGGTAAGGCGTGTGATATCATTCTCCAAAGGAAATGTTGAATCTTCGGGGCTGTGTGAATCTTCCAAATTGCTCTTTTTAAAACTGGGGAACCAGGGATTTCTCTTACCCTGTTGTTTGCAGGTGGGAGGTTACATGCTAACCAGTATCCTGATTTCACCGTATAGAACCCTGAATCAATATAGTGCCACCCCAGTAGATCTGAGCAGTCTGTAGGACCTAGTTTCACCTGTTGTATCAACAATTTATCTTCCTCCTCAAATAGTTCTTCTATTAACTCCATGTTCCATCTATATGGTTGTTCATTAATCATAAGCTCACTGACATATTTCAAATCTGTTTCAATACCTTCCTTACACCTTGGTGGCCGTGGTGGGTTTGTTGGTAACCAAGGGTCTGCCAAGATACTTGTAATCTGACCATTG
This genomic window contains:
- the LOC109132887 gene encoding uncharacterized protein LOC109132887, which encodes LSIKNVVFLLAAVCIVVSVNVQLPQFPAPFPFPFPFQPIPGVPGLHDITKCWSVLMDIPGCVTKIAQSIFTGKFGNIDPACCEAFLDAEANCMPKIPFNPFFPRMLKEQCSRTAGAGAAPPTLK